From one Dermacentor silvarum isolate Dsil-2018 chromosome 3, BIME_Dsil_1.4, whole genome shotgun sequence genomic stretch:
- the LOC119445125 gene encoding ubiquitin-conjugating enzyme E2 Z-like: MNLIEEPSQACLKRVKRDLADFHADQPPGVFMAPDEKDITTVHAVVAGAAGTSYEGGFFHLLIKYPLVRFLTTDGGHGHFNPHVLSNSHICLSLRSTMVGQPWTPTHNVPLVAVSIQPTLDGNVERDYTLEAFEHIITSHICGTI, from the coding sequence ATGAACCTGATCGAGGAGCCGAGCCAGGCTTGCCTGAAAAGGGTGAAGCGTGACCTTGCCGACTTCCACGCCGACCAGCCACCGGGCGTATTCATGGCGCCCGACGAGAAGGACATAACCACCGTCCACGCCGTCGTGGCGGGAGCTGCAGGCACGTCGTACGAGGGCGGCTTCTTCCACCTGCTCATCAAGTACCCTCTTGTACGCTTCCTGACAACCGATGGAGGGCACGGGCACTTCAACCCGCACGTCTTGTCCAACAGTCACATCTGTCTCAGCTTGCGGAGCACCATGGTTGGGCAGCCCTGGACACCCACACATAACGTGCCGTTGGTGGCCGTGTCCATCCAGCCGACGTTGGACGGCAATGTCGAACGCGACTACACCCTCGAAGCTTTCGAGCACATCATCACCAGCCATATCTGCGGGACCATTTGA
- the LOC119445126 gene encoding ubiquitin-conjugating enzyme E2 Z, with the protein MMPGWNANEKPSQQCLERVKRDLADFHADPPPGVFMAPDEKDITTIHAVVVGAAGTSYEGGFFHLLIKCTKEYPMSPPKVRFMTTDGGRVQFNPHIWPNGHICLSLLGTMVGQPWTPAHSLSSLAVSIQSMLDDSVGNVDGALDALEHIMSGFWNPGAAKAMRYETLRVAVCNTIESCLADNCPFPSSLRDQLLASFTDNYGKYEEAAKAELAKNQGGVLSWIGFENKYETLLARLQNLRKKVEAHSSADTTAVPDARENL; encoded by the coding sequence ATGATGCCGGGGTGGAACGCGAACGAGAAGCCTAGCCAGCAATGCCTGGAGAGGGTGAAGCGTGACCTTGCCGACTTCCACGCCGACCCGCCGCCGGGAGTGTTCATGGCGCCCGACGAGAAGGACATAACCACGATTCACGCCGTCGTTGTGGGCGCCGCAGGTACGTCGTACGAAGGCGGCTTCTTCCACCTGCTCATCAAGTGCACCAAGGAGTACCCGATGTCGCCGCCTAAGGTGCGCTTCATGACCACCGACGGAGGTCGCGTGCAGTTCAACCCGCACATCTGGCCTAACGGCCACATCTGTCTCAGCTTGCTGGGCACCATGGTCGGGCAGCCTTGGACACCCGCGCACAGCCTGTCCTCGTTGGCCGTGTCCATCCAGTCGATGCTGGACGACAGCGTCGGAAACGTGGACGGCGCCCTCGACGCTCTCGAGCACATCATGTCAGGCTTCTGGAATCCGGGCGCCGCGAAGGCCATGCGCTACGAGACTCTCCGGGTGGCCGTCTGTAATACGATCGAGTCCTGCCTCGCGGACAACTGCCCGTTCCCGTCATCTCTGCGGGACCAGTTGCTCGCCAGCTTCACGGACAACTACGGGAAGTACGAAGAGGCGGCCAAGGCGGAGCTAGCCAAAAACCAGGGTGGTGTTCTTTCCTGGATTGGCTTCGAAAACAAGTACGAGACGCTGCTGGCGAGGCTGCAGAATCTCAGAAAAAAGGTCGAAGCGCACAGCAGTGCCGACACGACCGCAGTACCCGACGCGCGAGAGAATCTCTAG